From Oryza sativa Japonica Group chromosome 4, ASM3414082v1, one genomic window encodes:
- the LOC4335125 gene encoding uncharacterized protein, with product MLMGLYWHRPTGEYRLLLYRIELPASERLVDVLIPGDRNACYVYTLGSGDLPRCIGWPEAEANGASVLLHGSLHWYKRIEDMILAFDITAESFRWMRSPFGKAVWRAFHGLFEINCMLGMYCCDDGATFVDIWVLEDYEREVWSLKYRVELPVLEIRRELDVKRDLYSVMVSSEDGDVLVLVNCKRAMLYIGTDGKLLASLPHDNDGLSITPVKLRASLVPHAFFPSLLDYVVNASPFV from the coding sequence ATGCTCATGGGCTTGTACTGGCACCGCCCCACCGGCGAGTATCGGCTTCTGCTCTACAGGATAGAGCTACCTGCTTCGGAGCGGCTCGTTGATGTTCTGATCCCCGGCGATAGAAACGCCTGCTACGTCTACACATTGGGCTCTGGCGATTTGCCGAGGTGCATTGGGTGGCCAGAGGCGGAGGCAAACGGCGCATCTGTGCTGCTGCATGGGAGCCTGCATTGGTATAAGAGAATCGAAGATATGATTTTGGCGTTTGACATTACAGCCGAGTCGTTCCGGTGGATGCGGTCTCCATTCGGCAAGGCGGTGTGGAGAGCGTTTCATGGCCTGTTTGAGATTAATTGTATGCTCGGCATGTACTGCTGTGACGATGGTGCGACATTTGTAGATATCTGGGTGCTGGAGGATTATGAGAGAGAGGTCTGGTCTCTCAAGTACCGGGTTGAATTGCCAGTTCTAGAGATCAGGAGAGAGCTTGATGTGAAGCGTGATCTTTACAGTGTGATGGTTTCTTCCGAGGATGGGGATGTGCTTGTGCTGGTTAACTGCAAACGAGCCATGCTCTACATTGGTACTGATGGCAAGCTGTTGGCGAGTTTGCCACATGATAATGACGGCCTCAGTATTACTCCAGTGAAGCTTAGAGCAAGCCTTGTTCCGCATGCATTCTTTCCATCTCTGCTGGACTATGTCGTGAATGCTTCGCCTTTCGTGTGA
- the LOC4335126 gene encoding F-box protein CPR1 encodes MAEAATRGLPPVSPGLPLPEELVVWEILVRLPPKPLLRCRLVCRAWRRLTSTRDFLLAHHRHQPSLPLIAACDYADIMYLIDVLTLTLGRRRGAAARLHPVARYASTADYLDSSCDGLLLISRNTGPPQYSICNPTTRQFGDLPLISGFMFLGLYQHSPTGDYRILLYRAEKVVLEDLIPGHVERDASYVYTLGSNDMPRRIGWAEPEVSMLAGHSRRCRPAQLHGSLLHWYHSIKHMILVFDTTAESFRWMRAPIDKTENELNRELWADVLEMDSTLGLYCCNHDKTIVNIWALQDYEQEVWSIKYQVELPVTCIRGELDVGDSWSVMVSSEDGDEVVVVLVDCGQSVLCFDTDGKLLARLEHDGNDIMVTRMKLKQSLVPHAFFPLLKSYVVNDLPFI; translated from the coding sequence ATGGCGGAGGCGGCAACGCGAGGGCTGCCGCCGGTGAGCCCCGGCCTCCCGCTCCCGGAGGAGCTCGTGGTCTGGGAGATCCTGGTACGCCTACCCCCCAAgcccctcctccgctgccgcttGGTCTGCCGCGCATGGCGCCGCCTCACATCCACCCGCGACTTCCTCCtcgcccaccaccgccaccagccCTCCCTCCCCCTCATCGCCGCCTGCGACTACGCCGATATTATGTACCTCATCGACGTCCTCACCCTCACCCTCGGCCGCCGCaggggcgccgccgcgcggctcCATCCGGTCGCCCGGTACGCCAGCACCGCCGACTACCTGGATTCGTCCTGCGATGGACTCCTTCTCATCTCCCGGAACACCGGCCCCCCGCAATACTCCATCTGTAACCCGACCACGCGCCAATTCGGTGACCTCCCGCTGATCTCCGGATTCATGTTCTTGGGGTTGTACCAGCACAGCCCCACCGGCGACTACCGGATTCTGCTCTACCGAGCTGAGAAGGTGGTGTTGGAAGATCTGATTCCTGGGCATGTCGAGAGAGATGCCAGCTACGTCTACACATTGGGCTCCAACGACATGCCCAGGCGCATCGGTTGGGCAGAGCCAGAGGTGTCCATGTTAGCCGGCCACAGCAGACGCTGCAGACCTGCCCAGCTTCATGGCAGCCTGCTGCATTGGTACCATAGCATCAAACATATGATTCTGGTGTTCGATACCACGGCCGAGTCATTCCGGTGGATGCGCGCGCCCATTGACAAGACGGAGAATGAATTGAACCGGGAACTCTGGGCAGATGTGCTTGAGATGGATTCTACACTTGGCTTGTACTGCTGTAATCATGACAAGACGATTGTAAATATCTGGGCTCTGCAGGATTACGAGCAAGAGGTCTGGTCCATCAAGTACCAGGTTGAATTGCCGGTTACATGTATCAGGGGGGAACTTGACGTGGGTGATTCTTGGAGTGTGATGGTTTCGTCCGAGGATGGGGATGAGGTTGTGGTTGTGCTGGTTGATTGCGGACAATCGGTGCTTTGCTTTGATACTGACGGCAAGCTGTTGGCGCGTCTCGAACATGATGGTAATGACATCATGGTTACTCGTATGAAGCTTAAACAAAGCCTTGTTCCACATGCATTCTTTCCGTTGCTAAAAAGTTATGTCGTGAATGATTTGCCTTTCATCTGA